TCACGAAGTTCGTGAACACCGGCAACTTCGACCTGACGAGCTTCCGCAACGTCGACGCCGTCTTCAAGAGCGTCGTCGTCCCGACCTTCGTCCAGCCGCAGGGCAAGAACCTCTTCCAGAACTACGGCTCCATCGGCTCCCCGAAGATCGACGGTCTGCTGAAGGAGGCCCAGCGGACCACGGACACCACCGAGGCGAACAAGCTCTACAACGAGGCCGACAAGGAGCTGTGGAAGCTCGGCCACTCCATCGAGCTGTACCAGCGGCCGCAGATCGTCGCGGTCCGCTCCGGCCTCGCGAACTACGGCGCCGAAGGCCTCGCCAGCAGCGACTACACGAAGATCGGCTGGCTCAAGTAGCTCACCGGGTACGTCACTTCAGGCGGTGGCGTCCCGGCGCCGGTGCGGCAGCGCCTCCCTCAGGAGGCGCCCCACCCCACCGTCGCCCGGCGGGGCGAGCAGACAGGACAGGGCGAGCCGGACGGCCAGTTCGCAGTCGCGGGCCAGCTGGTCCGCCTCCACCCGCGGCCGCCCCGTCGAACGGAGCGCGGCCGCGGCCCGCTCGCGGACCAGCTTCACCAGGTCGCCGGGACCGGGGAGCGGCCCGTCGGCCCGGCGCTGCGCGGGCACGGTGGACGACGAGGGCACCCCGGCGAGCGCCGGGGCCGGCAGTCGCTCGCCCCAGCAGCCGGTGAGCACGGCCCGTACGAGCGCGCTGGAGCCCGCCGCGGTGACGGTCCACTCGGCGACGGCCTCGATCCCGGCCTCCTTCAGGGCCCGGTCGACGCCCGCCAGATAGGCGTCGGCCTCGCGTCGGACCAGGGCGCGCGCGAGCCCGTCCTTGCTGCCGAACTCGTTGTAGAGGGTCTGCCGGGACACC
The DNA window shown above is from Streptomyces sp. NBC_01445 and carries:
- a CDS encoding TetR/AcrR family transcriptional regulator; this encodes MPTARESLLDAAGTALAGRPWPLVRMIDVAAVAGVSRQTLYNEFGSKDGLARALVRREADAYLAGVDRALKEAGIEAVAEWTVTAAGSSALVRAVLTGCWGERLPAPALAGVPSSSTVPAQRRADGPLPGPGDLVKLVRERAAAALRSTGRPRVEADQLARDCELAVRLALSCLLAPPGDGGVGRLLREALPHRRRDATA